The stretch of DNA ACACGGGCGCGGGTCGTCGAGAGGCGGGCATAACGCGGCAAGCGATAGAAGGCGAAGACGAGGAGCACGACGGTCAAGGTATCGACGAGGACTTGCGTGATCGCCAGATCCGGTGCGCTGAAGCGCGCATAGAGCACGGCGAGGCTGAAACCGAGAGCACCGAGCGCCGCAATGGCAGCGAGTCGCTCGGTCGCGCGGACTGCCACGAGCGCGGCCACGAGGATGATGAGCGCTAAGCTCGCGTCGACGACATCGATCGCTGACAGGTGTGGAGGAGACCAGTGGGCGAGGAGTTCGGCACGGTATCGGCCCACGGTGAGCAGCGAGAGTGAGACGAGCGTCAACACTGTGACCATGACGTAGACGCGCAAGTAGCCGCTCTGCAGCAGTCGGGTCTGCCGGATAGCCACGCTGTTGATGACCGCCAGTGTTCGGAAGTACCAGCTCTCGCTCCCCCACGCCGCCAGAGCTCCGGCTGTTGGGCTCCACGATTCAGTCGTGCGGAGGCGATCGCCGAGTCGGAGCGCGATCGGCCAGCTGACGGCGAGCGCTCCGCCGAGCAGCAGGACGAGCAGGCTCAGGCCGAGTGCAGGGGTGAGGCCGTGCCACAGGGCGAGCTTGACGCTGGTTGGCTCATGGCCCGACAGGCTGGCGACGACCGCACTCGCCAGTGGGCCGAGGGAACTAGTGAGAAGACCGGAAAGGGACGCGGCGGCACCCAGCAGCGCGGGTGCGGTCAGGAGCTGCCAGGCTGGAGCGTGGGCGTGCTCGGGAGCCGTCCTCGGCTGGCCGACAAAGGGTCGCAAAAGGAGCCAAGCGACTGCTGTCTGTCCACTGAGCGCGGCGAGCAGAACGAGCAGGCCTGGGAGTGGCAGCTCGTTCCAGGACGTTTCGAGAACGAGTTCCTTGGCGACGAAAGAAAGCGTCGGCGGAAGGCCAGCGGCAGCCAGGACGACGAGTCCGGCGACGATGGCGAGTCCGGGAAAAAGTCCAGCCAGTCCGCCGAGACGATCGAGCACCCGCTCGCCGGTCGCATGGTCGATGGCGCCAGCGAGCAGGAACGCTCCTCCCTTGTACAGCGCATGGGCGAGCAAGAAGAGGGCGAAGGGGAGCCAGCCGGGCTCGCCGAAGCTGAGCAGGAAGACGAGCGTCCCGAGCGCGCTGATCGTGCTGTAGGCGAGCAGCCGCTTGAGATCGCGCTGCTGGACCGCGAGCAGCGCGCCGACCAGGGCAGTCGCGCCGCCGAGCACGCCGAGGCTCGGTTGCCACCAGGGGTGCTCGCCGAACGCGGGAGTCATTCGCGCCAGCAAGTAGACGCCGGCCTTGACCATGGTTGCCGAATGGAGATAAGCGCTCACTGGAGTGGGAGCCTCCATGGCGTTGGGAAGCCAGAAGTGCAACGGGACCTGAGCCGACTTGGCTGCAGCACCGAGCAGAATCAGGAGGAAAGCGGTCGTGACCAGCCCGTCGGCATCAAGAGGCCCCTGGGCCAGGATTTCGCTCAGTCGCAGGCTGCCGGTGCGCTGCACCAGGATGAGGAGGCCGGTCAAGAGGGCGAGCCCACCGCTTCCGGTGACGATCAAGGCCTGCGTCGCACTCGTCCGTGCTCGCTCCCGTTCGTTTTCCAAACCGATGAGGAAGAACGAAGTGATGCTGGTGAGTTCCCAGAAGACGAACAGGAGAATCACGTCATCGGCGAGCACCAAGCCGAGCATCGCTGCCTCGAAGGCGAGGAATGCGACCCAAAAGGCCCGGCGGCGCGGATGATGTTCGAGGTACGCGACCGAATAGAGCGCGATGAGTGCACCGATGCCAGTGACGAGGAGCGCGAACAGGAGTCCCAGCCCATCCAAGCGGAGCGTGAGATCTGCCCCGAGCGTGGGGAGCCACGAAATCGTTTCGACGCGTGTCGGTCCGTGTGTCACCGCCGGGAGCTGGCTCGCGTACCAGCCGAAGAGCACGAACGAGGTGAGTGCCGCCAAATACCCGAAGCGGGCAGCGAGCCGATCCCCGAGCCAGGGGGCGAGGAACGCCAGAATGAACAACGACGCGAGACCAGCGAGCACGAACCCTCCTCTGACGCTCGTTCCGTCGGCGTGCGATGGTGCGTTCGAGAGGCTCGCTGCTCCCTGCCTGTGGTGCCCGAGCCTCCTCGCGGGGCGACCGCTCACCACGCAGCGGCCGCCTCGCGGGAAGACCCGACACGGGGAACTCCGTGCACGGTCGCCCGCCAGTGTATCGTGGAGAGAATGCGCCGGGCAAGAATGGGTGGCAGCGAAGCAGGCAAGCCATCGGAGCATGCTCCCCTCGGAGAAGCCCAACGCCGTACACTGCTCGTGGCGCGTGGCTCGCCGGGTGAGCATCGACGAGGAAGCGGGGAGGGGAGTCGATCATGCTGCGTCAGATCGATCATCTGGTCGTTTTGGTGCCGGACCTCGAGGCTGCCATCCAGGAGTATCGTGGAGCAGGTTTCACGGTCGTGCCGGGTGGAACACATCCTACGGGAACGCACAATGCGCTGATCGGTTTCGGCGACGGCGCGTATCTGGAGCTCCTGGCCTTTTACGAGGACAATCCGGCTCACCGCTGGCACCGCTTTCGCGCTGCGGGAGGGGGGATCATCGATCTCTGCGTCCTGGTCGAGGGCATCGAGGCGGAATGCCAGCGACTCGAGCGAGCGGGTTTCACTTACCAGTTGGCGGCAGGGAGCCGGACGCGGCCGGATGGATTCACGATCGCGTGGAAGAACGCGACGCCCCCGGACGAGTTGACGGGTCAGCTACCGTTCCTGATCGAGGACGTGACGCCACGGCAAGAGCGCGTGCCGCATGGCCAGCAGGCGGAGCACCCGAACGGGGCCCGCGGTGTGGCTGAAGTGGTGATCGCTGTCCGTGACCTTGCGCCGGTCGTCAGTGCCTGGCGAGCGCTTCTCGAGGCTCCAGGGGAAGCAGCCGAGGATCCAATCTTGGGGACCCCCGTTCATCGCTT from Thermomicrobium roseum DSM 5159 encodes:
- the mbhE gene encoding hydrogen gas-evolving membrane-bound hydrogenase subunit E, with protein sequence MLAGLASLFILAFLAPWLGDRLAARFGYLAALTSFVLFGWYASQLPAVTHGPTRVETISWLPTLGADLTLRLDGLGLLFALLVTGIGALIALYSVAYLEHHPRRRAFWVAFLAFEAAMLGLVLADDVILLFVFWELTSITSFFLIGLENERERARTSATQALIVTGSGGLALLTGLLILVQRTGSLRLSEILAQGPLDADGLVTTAFLLILLGAAAKSAQVPLHFWLPNAMEAPTPVSAYLHSATMVKAGVYLLARMTPAFGEHPWWQPSLGVLGGATALVGALLAVQQRDLKRLLAYSTISALGTLVFLLSFGEPGWLPFALFLLAHALYKGGAFLLAGAIDHATGERVLDRLGGLAGLFPGLAIVAGLVVLAAAGLPPTLSFVAKELVLETSWNELPLPGLLVLLAALSGQTAVAWLLLRPFVGQPRTAPEHAHAPAWQLLTAPALLGAAASLSGLLTSSLGPLASAVVASLSGHEPTSVKLALWHGLTPALGLSLLVLLLGGALAVSWPIALRLGDRLRTTESWSPTAGALAAWGSESWYFRTLAVINSVAIRQTRLLQSGYLRVYVMVTVLTLVSLSLLTVGRYRAELLAHWSPPHLSAIDVVDASLALIILVAALVAVRATERLAAIAALGALGFSLAVLYARFSAPDLAITQVLVDTLTVVLLVFAFYRLPRYARLSTTRARVRDAIVAMLFGMTMSLFAFLMIGSPARERISTFFLEQSYPAAHGRNVVNVILVDFRALDTLGEITVLGLAGLGVTALLYRRRQKEEGT
- a CDS encoding VOC family protein; translation: MLRQIDHLVVLVPDLEAAIQEYRGAGFTVVPGGTHPTGTHNALIGFGDGAYLELLAFYEDNPAHRWHRFRAAGGGIIDLCVLVEGIEAECQRLERAGFTYQLAAGSRTRPDGFTIAWKNATPPDELTGQLPFLIEDVTPRQERVPHGQQAEHPNGARGVAEVVIAVRDLAPVVSAWRALLEAPGEAAEDPILGTPVHRFALGPHRVSLAAGPHPLIEERLGRAGPGPLLTRLWAWTTADVTLGSARFALLQLER